In Pseudobythopirellula maris, a single window of DNA contains:
- a CDS encoding ABC transporter ATP-binding protein, with protein sequence MTGFGRAVRLALGSRGLVAGCFVTSLFVAVLWASNLMAVWPLVDAVMRGQSVPQWLESEAETQRTELAERTQRRIELGLQVAHASPDQHPRLRQLIADSKRESGYTREKLEWNAWVRPIAARWLPSTPFETLVCVCAYVMIGTLLKNLFRVLNLVCVARLGHVTCFNLRKDYYRQLLRLDLSEFSERGRGDLMNRCTTDLNEVGTGVQTLFGQAVREPLKMIACFAGAAWVSWRLLLLTIVVAPIAFFAVRALAKSLKRANRRALEELSGIFETLTETLSSIRLIKAFTLESAERARFHDSAKALYERQMKIARYNALVSPLTENLGIMMVMLAALAGGFLVLNQETHLFGVRISETPLTHGHMTLFFAMLIGMSDPARRLAEVFNRLQMASAASDRVFEVLDRRPTIVDPPAPASFPLKWRSLAFEQVTFGYGGGASVLKNVDLEVRRGERIAIVGPNGCGKSTLLSLLPRFYDTTGGAIRIDGVDVRDLRLRALRSRIGIVSQQAHLFNTSVAENISFGRPGATREEIEAAAVQAHADRFVLDKLEHGYDTIVGPGGSRLSGGQRQRIALARAILRDPEILILDEATSQIDVESERLIHDALKRFTVGRTTLLITHRPSTLTLADRVVVMDHGVIDDIGTADELYARCELFRTLCSGGYRASA encoded by the coding sequence ATGACAGGTTTTGGCCGCGCAGTACGCCTGGCCCTCGGTTCGCGCGGGCTTGTGGCCGGCTGCTTCGTGACGTCGCTGTTCGTCGCGGTGCTGTGGGCCAGCAACCTGATGGCCGTTTGGCCGCTGGTCGACGCGGTGATGCGCGGCCAGTCGGTGCCCCAGTGGCTCGAGAGCGAGGCGGAGACTCAGCGGACCGAACTCGCCGAGCGCACCCAGCGCCGCATCGAGCTCGGCCTGCAAGTCGCCCACGCTTCGCCCGACCAGCACCCCCGACTGCGGCAGCTGATCGCCGACTCGAAACGCGAGTCGGGCTACACCCGTGAGAAGCTCGAGTGGAACGCGTGGGTCCGGCCGATCGCCGCGCGCTGGCTGCCCAGCACGCCGTTCGAGACGCTCGTATGCGTCTGCGCCTACGTGATGATCGGCACGCTTCTGAAGAACCTCTTCCGGGTGCTCAACCTGGTGTGCGTCGCGCGGCTGGGGCACGTCACTTGCTTCAACCTGCGCAAGGACTACTACCGCCAACTGCTGAGGCTCGACCTGAGCGAGTTCTCCGAACGCGGCCGCGGCGACCTGATGAACCGCTGCACCACGGACCTCAACGAGGTCGGCACGGGCGTCCAGACCTTGTTCGGGCAGGCCGTGCGCGAGCCGCTCAAGATGATCGCCTGCTTCGCCGGCGCCGCCTGGGTGAGCTGGCGGCTGCTGCTGCTCACCATCGTCGTGGCGCCGATCGCTTTCTTCGCAGTCCGCGCGCTGGCCAAGTCGCTCAAGCGGGCCAACCGCCGGGCGCTCGAGGAGCTCTCCGGCATCTTCGAGACCCTCACCGAGACGCTCTCCAGCATCCGCCTGATCAAGGCCTTCACGCTCGAGTCGGCCGAGCGGGCCCGGTTCCACGACTCGGCCAAGGCGCTCTACGAGCGGCAGATGAAGATCGCCCGCTACAACGCGCTGGTGAGCCCGCTGACCGAGAACCTCGGCATCATGATGGTCATGCTCGCCGCGCTCGCCGGCGGCTTCTTGGTGCTCAACCAAGAGACCCATCTGTTCGGTGTGCGGATCAGCGAGACCCCGCTCACGCACGGCCACATGACGCTGTTCTTCGCCATGCTGATCGGCATGAGCGACCCGGCCCGGCGGCTGGCCGAGGTGTTCAACCGCCTGCAGATGGCCAGCGCCGCGTCGGACCGGGTGTTCGAGGTGCTCGACCGCCGGCCGACGATCGTCGACCCGCCGGCGCCCGCGTCGTTCCCGCTCAAGTGGCGTTCGCTCGCCTTCGAGCAAGTCACGTTCGGCTACGGCGGCGGAGCCTCGGTCCTGAAGAACGTCGACCTCGAGGTGCGCCGCGGCGAGCGGATCGCCATCGTCGGCCCCAACGGCTGCGGAAAGAGCACGCTGTTGTCGCTGCTGCCGCGGTTCTACGACACCACGGGCGGCGCGATCCGCATCGACGGCGTCGACGTGCGTGACCTGCGGCTGCGGGCCCTCAGGTCGCGGATCGGCATCGTCTCGCAGCAGGCCCACCTGTTCAACACCTCGGTGGCGGAGAACATCTCGTTCGGCCGCCCCGGCGCCACTCGCGAAGAGATCGAGGCGGCCGCCGTCCAGGCCCACGCCGACCGGTTCGTGCTCGACAAGCTCGAGCACGGCTACGACACGATCGTCGGCCCCGGGGGCTCGCGGCTCTCGGGCGGTCAGCGGCAGCGGATCGCGCTGGCGCGGGCGATCCTGCGCGACCCGGAGATTTTGATCCTCGACGAGGCCACCAGCCAGATCGACGTGGAGAGCGAGCGGCTCATCCACGACGCGCTCAAGCGATTCACCGTCGGCCGCACGACGCTGCTCATCACCCACCGCCCCAGCACGCTCACCCTGGCCGACCGGGTGGTGGTGATGGACCACGGCGTGATCGACGACATCGGCACCGCCGACGAGCTGTACGCCCGCTGCGAACTGTTCCGCACACTGTGCAGCGGCGGTTACCGGGCGAGCGCGTGA
- a CDS encoding all3515 family Zur-repressed PEP-CTERM protein — translation MNVTRFTLIAAAMALALGAPLTARAELAQYYIGIDSRDTPYDAPASEGGGAYPDNPNENRLTLLLQHGSHYHGIGQYTYSGSAASPTLVDTNSNNRLPEGYTGQEPLPLLPGSGVYAGKMTSKALFGVTYSDLEMLNVQSLDGAGALEQVLFDSSSGRWNAEFDTAHIHLELVSVSSPLLGVGTLGNPNALSFGGDVHLGDGDELFSFTPVLWVDEAAPVGTYSAEFRLVDESSAFGDSGRFFIDVQQVPEPTALSLAGVVMIALGVTRRRNA, via the coding sequence ATGAACGTGACCCGCTTTACCTTGATCGCGGCCGCAATGGCCCTTGCACTCGGCGCGCCGCTGACCGCTCGCGCCGAGCTGGCCCAGTATTACATCGGCATCGATAGCCGAGACACGCCCTACGACGCTCCCGCCAGCGAGGGCGGCGGAGCCTACCCCGACAACCCGAACGAGAACCGCCTGACGCTGCTCTTGCAGCATGGCAGCCACTACCACGGCATCGGGCAGTACACTTACAGCGGATCGGCCGCGTCGCCCACGCTCGTCGACACGAACAGCAACAACCGCCTGCCCGAGGGGTACACCGGTCAGGAGCCCCTGCCGCTCCTGCCGGGCAGCGGCGTTTACGCTGGCAAGATGACCAGCAAGGCGCTGTTTGGCGTGACCTACTCCGACCTCGAGATGCTCAACGTCCAATCGCTCGACGGCGCAGGGGCTCTTGAGCAGGTCCTGTTCGACAGCAGCTCGGGTCGTTGGAACGCCGAGTTCGACACCGCCCACATCCACCTGGAGCTGGTGAGCGTCAGCTCCCCGCTGCTCGGTGTCGGCACGCTGGGCAATCCGAACGCCCTGTCGTTCGGGGGCGACGTGCACCTGGGCGACGGCGACGAGCTCTTCTCGTTCACCCCGGTGCTGTGGGTCGATGAGGCCGCCCCGGTCGGCACGTACTCGGCCGAATTCCGCCTGGTCGACGAGTCCAGCGCCTTTGGCGACTCGGGCCGCTTCTTCATCGACGTGCAGCAGGTTCCCGAGCCAACGGCTCTTTCGCTCGCCGGAGTCGTGATGATCGCCCTTGGCGTGACCCGTCGGCGGAACGCCTAA